In the genome of Balearica regulorum gibbericeps isolate bBalReg1 chromosome 14, bBalReg1.pri, whole genome shotgun sequence, the window CCACCTCCCCGGCCTCCCCCGTGACGACCTCGCCAAGAGCATGTCGGGCTCCTCCGTCTCCTCCTACCACTCTGCCCTGTGCTCAGAGGGGACGGAGACCTTCAAGGACTGCCTGGAGTTTCTGGATGAGGAGGGGACGCCCCCCCGGGAAGCGGGGCGGCGGGGTGGCCATGCCGAGGGGGCTGCCCCAGAGCGCTGGGCTCCGGCAGGGGCCCCCGGCATCCCCCCGCTGCCCGGCCCCCTCGCCCGCCCGCGGCAGGCTCAGCTGTCCATCGCAGCTAAGAATAGCCCGGCGCCGGAGCAGGGGGGCAGGATGGGTCCCCTCGGCAGGGACCGGCAGCCTGCCGCCACCGGCGGGGAGCTGGCTTTGCCCCGGCAGCCCGGGGGGATGCTCGGCGGGGCACCCAGCGATTCAGATGAAGCGGATGGTGAAGTGCGGGCACTGACAGCCAGGGCTTTCCGCAGCCTCTCAGGTCCTCCGGGTGCCCGCCTCGACATGTGCAGCTCCCAcacctcctccagcctctccaaCTCGCTGTCGGAGGACAACGGGCGGCCACGGTGGTGGCCAGCGGCTGGCGGCGAGTCCCGGGGCACAGCGGCAGTCCTCCATGGCAGGGTGGGCTGGCCCTTCCCCGCCGGCATGGacggggagctgctgggcttgctggggaaggagcagttCGAGTGCGTGGACGTGGAGCTGGAGAGTGGGGAGGCCAGGAAGGGTCATGGCAAAAAGAGAACTGTTCCCAAGCGCCAGATCctgctgaagaggaaggagaggaaggagacgGGTTTTGGCCCCTGGGGCGACGGCCTGGCCCCCCAACCCCTGCCCCCTGCCAGGAAGGACCCCCCCAGCAAGGGCAGGGCCATCGGAGAGGACTTCAGGCTCAACTACAAGCAGTTCATGAAGACGGCGTCCCTAGATGCTGACACCGGCAAGACCAGGGCGGCCTCTTGCCTGGTGAAAAACGTCCTCGCCAAGAAAATGCAGTACGAGCAGAGGATCAGGATGGAGCAGAAGGGGCTGCGGGGCAGCTCGACCTCCTCTGGGCCATCCTCTGCTGGCACCGACCTGCTGGGGGACGGCCTGGAGGGCAAGTCCAGCTCGCTGTCCCGTTCGGACTGCAGCTTCTCAGCCGAGGACCTGCGGGGCGGTGGGATGCCGATGGCCGGGAgggacaccaccaccacccatcCTGCCAAGGGGGTGGTGCTGAGCGAGGCGACGAGGGAGAGTGTCTGCAAGCTGAAGACAACCTTCAATGAACTCAACGAGAGGATGAAGTaccaggaggtgctggggggcCACTGGCTGCCCAACGCCACTGAAGAACCAACATCGGAGAGGATCCGCTACCAGCAAGCACGCGCCTTGTTTGAAGCGCAGCCTGAGGTGGGGAAGGCGCTGGATGTTGCCCCCAGATTTGAGAGAGCGCCGAAGCCGTGGCCCAGCTTGAAGCAGCGAGCCATCCGCCCCAGccacccccaaaccctcccctTTGAGGCCGACAGCCTGGCACTCCCCATCGTGCCGCCCCGCCGCCTCTTCACCTCCCGGGCGCAGGAGGTGAGGCTGGTGCCACAGAGCCGGCGGGAGGAGAAGCCACCAGCAGCGCCCCGCCAGCCACCCAGCCCCGGCACCCCGCCCCGGGGGTCCCCGCCAGACATTCCCCCCAAGATGGAAGATAAGACGAAGGGGCgcatcccccagccccgggATGTGCGCAAGCTGGTGAAGAGCAGCTACAGCCTCTGCTTCGGGACTGTCAGCGCATCCCATGGCACCACGGCACCGGCAAGCGGTGGGGAGCCGCCGTCGGCCACCCCACTCGTCATCCACTGCACCTCTGTCTGCCGACGGGAGATGGCAACCGAGCCAGGGGACGGGGAAGCgctggcagctgccagccaCGAGCCAGCCCCGGCGCACGCCGAGGGCCCCACAAAGCTTGCCAGCGACCAGCCTTCGCCCACCCGGGGCTCCCCCGTCCACATCACCAGGGTCCAGGCCACGCGGAGGGGGGCGGCCGCAGTGGAGGGACCGGCGGCATCCCCCCCACGCCGGGAGCGAAGTGAGCTCAGGCTGCCGCCGCGGGCGCCAGCGGTGGAGGGGGTGCCACACCTGGAGACCCACCTCCATGTCCTGGTGGGCCGGCGGTCCCCGGCATCGGCCGGGGAGGGCTCCCAGGTTCAGAGCAATGCCATGCTGCGGACGGAGAAGACCGTTCTCctcccgccaccgccgccgAGTCCCACAGAGGGACAGAATGGACTGGGCCACGGTGGCACCAGAGGGCTCCATGCCGCCGAGGGGCCTGAGTCAGCAGTGCAGCGGCATGGTGGCAACGATGGCGGAGACCACCGAGCTGGATCCCCGGCTGGCAGCAGCGTGCACCCACAGCCTGGGAAACTGTCGGAGAGAAGCGCACTGAAGCCACCCACAAGCGAGCAGGTGTCGGCAGGGAGCAGCGGCTCTGCGGGCAGCACCGGCCCCACCACCCCGTTTCGAGCTGGGGAGGCCGGCGAAGGCTCCTCTGGCCAGCTGCCGGAGCGGAGGGAGGCCTGGGAGCATTTACCGAAGTGGCCGGCAGCCACTGAGCCATACCTTCCTGCTTCCCCAGCAGAGAACTCCAATTACTTAGCAATTCCTGTGAAAGCCCCCAGATCCTCTCCGATGCCAAAGCTGTCCTCagtccccagcccagccagcgTGTCCTTTGGGACCCCTGTGGTCCCCAAGCCAGTCAGCACATCCTTTGGGACCCCATTAGTCCCCAATCCAGCTAGCACATCTTTTGGGACCCCCTTGGTCTCCAACCCAACCAGCACATCCTTTGGGATCCCCTTGGTCCCCAACCTGGCCAACATATCTTTTGGGACTCCCTCAGTCCCCAAGCCAGCCAGCATGTCCTTTGGGACCCCCATGGTTCCCAACATGACCAACTCATCTTTTGGCTACCCAGCAGCCTCCAGCCTGGCCAGCACATCATTTGGGGCTCCCTTGGTCTCCAACCCCACCACCAAGTCTTTTGGGACCCCTTTGATCCCCTACCCAGCCAGTGCATCCTTTGGGACCCCCTTGGTCCCCAACCTGTGTGGTGCAGCCTTTGGGACCCCCTTGCTCCCTAACTCAGCCAACACATCCTTTGGGACCCCCTTGGTCCCCAATCCATCCCGTGCATCCTTTGGGACCCCCTCAGTCCCTAATGTGGCCAATTCATCACATGGGTCCCCCTTGGTCCCCAACCCAGTCCCCACTTCTCTTGGGCACCCATCAGTCTCCAACGTGGCCAGCTCATCCTTTGGATCCCCTGTGGCCCCCAACCCAGCCAGCGCTCCACTGGCCGGTGGGGAAGCGCCCTGGAGCAAACCCAGCCCCgagccccctctcccccagccccccgagGGCCTGGCCACTGGGGAGCACCCGGTGccgctgcccccagcccagccccagcctcgCCTCGAGGATGCTCCCCATTTCCTAAGGAAGACTGAGGGCACCTCTCTGAGCAGTAAGAGTACGCCGAGCCCCACCAAGCCCTTCGCCCCCCACCTGCCCACGCACCGGAGGATGCTCGTCGATCCCGACAGTGGGAAATGCTACTACATGGAGCCGCCGCGGCAGCCCCAGCTGAAAACACTCTATGACCCCGAGACAGGGCAATACCTGGAGGTACTCATCCCACCCGTGGCATCGCACGCTGGGCTCTATCAGGCTCCTTTCAACCCCCTGGTCATGGCCCCAGGGGTCTACGCTCCACCCTACGTGCCCTACAGCAGCTTCCCAGGGCTCCCGGCGCCCCCACCGcccgctgccccctccccggtgCACCCCGACCTGCCAGCTGCTGAAAACCCCGGCTTCTCCAGGACCTTCAGCCCTGCTCCCAAGGGCGAGGGGCCgcctgctgctgggggtccTGACTGCGGGTACCTGGAGAGCCTGTACTACATCCCCACGGGGATGCGGGccagccctggccccagccagccccctgcCCATGCCAGCCCTGCCGGGCCCGAGAAGGGACCGCTGCTCCAGATGTGACGGTCCTTGGCCAGGGACCGACCCACATGGTATGTCTCTTCCCAAACAGCCAGGCTTTAACCCCAAAATCAGCatcacccccctgcccccagcatGGGAGATATACCCCCTGCCTGCGGCTGAGCTGGCAAAGCGCCAAGGGATAACAGGGAACGGCTGGACCTCACCGGCTCCTCATGggaatggggagaaaaagggtATTTCCCAATGTGAGCACCTGGCAGCCCCGGGGAGGCCTGAAGTCATGGGCCCCGATGGCAAAGGGACCAGATGCGCGGCACCCCCGCTTCTCCCCCCCATCCATCCTGTCCCGAGGGCAACCCAGGCTGGTTCACACGGGGGGACGATGGCCCGGCCACCGCCAGCCCCCCACAGCCACGGCTGCAGCACAGACTCCctaaaatagcaataaaaatgcTGAGACAGCATTAAATCCTGCATATTCATCCCGTGCCTGTGTGGTctgtaagggggggggggggtgtgtgcgcACGCGCGCGTGCATGCATGCGTGCAAGGGGCTCCCACGGTCCCCCACAGGGGAGCTGAGGCACTTGGACCCCGcagcctgtctgtctgtcctggaGCAGCCACTGGATGAGTCCCTGGTCCCCGGGGCAGGAGAAGACTCCGTGGTCGTGCCTgaaccccaaaccccagccctgacccccaaacctctgccccagccccagcccaggaggGTCCACGCTATCCTGGGGAGGATTTGGGTCGAGGAGGAGGGGGTCAGGCATTACAGGCCTGAattacaccaaaaaaatccttccGGAGAGGGGACAGTCAGTCGGGGACACCGCATGTACACATGCACACCCCGCCCCGACGCCCCGGGGATGGACAGGGCCACGTCAGCCGGATGCAGGTGCGTCGGCCGCGCATCAGCGCCCACTTGCCGGCCCTGGGGGGTTTATAGCCGCCCCGCGCCTCTGCCCCGGCACTTTCAGCATCGCGGCAGGATGCAGCCGGCGCTGGTGGCGTGGCTGGCCCTGAGCCTGCTGGTGGGGACGGGGGCTGAGGAGACGTGTGGGGGCCGCCCCGCCACCTCGTCCCGCTCCATCCCTGCGCCCCAGCTCAGCCCCGAGGAGCAGCTCTCGCCCCACATGCCCGAGTCCCTGCGCTGTGACGCCTGCCACGCCATCGCCTTCCAGGTGGGGATTGGGGAGATGACACCCCAAAACCGGGGGTGAGAGCCCTCGTGGAGATAGTCCAGCCCGGGGAGATGCTGCCGGCTCCCCTGGGGCACCCCGTgccccctgccagcaccccaaaAAAGTCCTTTGGGGCCAGCGAGCGCCCTGGCAGCTACTCATGGACCCACCATCCCATGCAAGAGCACCTCAGGTGCCGGGGCCACACGGAACAGGGTGCAACGCCCGACCCTGCTCGGGAACAGGGTCCTGGGGAGGCTGCCGCCCTCACCGGCCGGATTCTGCCCTTTTTCACCCCAGATTGAGGAGCAGCTGcgcagggcagaggggaaggtGGGCAGGAAGGCGCTGAGCGAGTCTGATTACGTGGAGgtgctggagaggagctgctcGCAGGGTTGGGAGAGGTGAGCAGGgtatctccagggatgggggggtgtccccagggaccGGGGTGTCCCCAacccctgcctctccctgcagctaCGGCGTGCAGGAGCTGGACGGGGAGAAGTGGCTGacggggccggggctgctgaGACAGGAGCCCATGACCGTGATGGTGACGGGGGGACCCTGGCCGAGCAGGTAAGTCCAGGGGAACTGacactgggggggtgggggtggggtggtgcCGGGCGCTTTCCTCTCGCCGCCGTGGCAGCGGGATGCGGCGTGACCATCTCTGGCTCCTCGCAGGCTGTCCAAGATGTGCCACGGCTACGTGGGCGAGCAGGGGGAGACCCAGATCTACGGGGCACACCGGCGGGGCCTGGCCGCCCTGCgggagctgctctgccatgGGGAGAAGGGGGCCTGCGCCGGCGGCAAGGCTGGGGGGCCAGCCCCCCCCAAGGTGATGCAGAACGAGCTGTAGCCCCGACACGGTTAATGCTTAATGCCCCGGCAACCTTCGGAGCTGACTTCGTCCCCAGCGAGAACCAACACGTGCCGGGAGGTGGGCACCTTCCCGGCGTCGCCCATCGCCAACATCGCGACCGTCGCTTGATGCCCGGCTGTGCCACGCCGGGAGGGTTTGGTGACGGCTGGTGCCCCGCGCCACCGGACCCCCCGGGAGCTGGGAATTACTTTGTAACCCGCCGGCTCTAATGTTTTACCAACATGGTGCTCGCGGCCGCAGCGCCCTGGCCCCGCCGGTGGTGCCAGCTGTAATTAAAG includes:
- the PROB1 gene encoding proline-rich basic protein 1, which translates into the protein MMPCRKRDPVLLSHAEPPSTDGEGPRSGGDGRRSASEEEGHLPGLPRDDLAKSMSGSSVSSYHSALCSEGTETFKDCLEFLDEEGTPPREAGRRGGHAEGAAPERWAPAGAPGIPPLPGPLARPRQAQLSIAAKNSPAPEQGGRMGPLGRDRQPAATGGELALPRQPGGMLGGAPSDSDEADGEVRALTARAFRSLSGPPGARLDMCSSHTSSSLSNSLSEDNGRPRWWPAAGGESRGTAAVLHGRVGWPFPAGMDGELLGLLGKEQFECVDVELESGEARKGHGKKRTVPKRQILLKRKERKETGFGPWGDGLAPQPLPPARKDPPSKGRAIGEDFRLNYKQFMKTASLDADTGKTRAASCLVKNVLAKKMQYEQRIRMEQKGLRGSSTSSGPSSAGTDLLGDGLEGKSSSLSRSDCSFSAEDLRGGGMPMAGRDTTTTHPAKGVVLSEATRESVCKLKTTFNELNERMKYQEVLGGHWLPNATEEPTSERIRYQQARALFEAQPEVGKALDVAPRFERAPKPWPSLKQRAIRPSHPQTLPFEADSLALPIVPPRRLFTSRAQEVRLVPQSRREEKPPAAPRQPPSPGTPPRGSPPDIPPKMEDKTKGRIPQPRDVRKLVKSSYSLCFGTVSASHGTTAPASGGEPPSATPLVIHCTSVCRREMATEPGDGEALAAASHEPAPAHAEGPTKLASDQPSPTRGSPVHITRVQATRRGAAAVEGPAASPPRRERSELRLPPRAPAVEGVPHLETHLHVLVGRRSPASAGEGSQVQSNAMLRTEKTVLLPPPPPSPTEGQNGLGHGGTRGLHAAEGPESAVQRHGGNDGGDHRAGSPAGSSVHPQPGKLSERSALKPPTSEQVSAGSSGSAGSTGPTTPFRAGEAGEGSSGQLPERREAWEHLPKWPAATEPYLPASPAENSNYLAIPVKAPRSSPMPKLSSVPSPASVSFGTPVVPKPVSTSFGTPLVPNPASTSFGTPLVSNPTSTSFGIPLVPNLANISFGTPSVPKPASMSFGTPMVPNMTNSSFGYPAASSLASTSFGAPLVSNPTTKSFGTPLIPYPASASFGTPLVPNLCGAAFGTPLLPNSANTSFGTPLVPNPSRASFGTPSVPNVANSSHGSPLVPNPVPTSLGHPSVSNVASSSFGSPVAPNPASAPLAGGEAPWSKPSPEPPLPQPPEGLATGEHPVPLPPAQPQPRLEDAPHFLRKTEGTSLSSKSTPSPTKPFAPHLPTHRRMLVDPDSGKCYYMEPPRQPQLKTLYDPETGQYLEVLIPPVASHAGLYQAPFNPLVMAPGVYAPPYVPYSSFPGLPAPPPPAAPSPVHPDLPAAENPGFSRTFSPAPKGEGPPAAGGPDCGYLESLYYIPTGMRASPGPSQPPAHASPAGPEKGPLLQM
- the MZB1 gene encoding marginal zone B- and B1-cell-specific protein, with protein sequence MQPALVAWLALSLLVGTGAEETCGGRPATSSRSIPAPQLSPEEQLSPHMPESLRCDACHAIAFQIEEQLRRAEGKVGRKALSESDYVEVLERSCSQGWESYGVQELDGEKWLTGPGLLRQEPMTVMVTGGPWPSRLSKMCHGYVGEQGETQIYGAHRRGLAALRELLCHGEKGACAGGKAGGPAPPKVMQNEL